The Virgibacillus dokdonensis genome includes a window with the following:
- the pdxK gene encoding pyridoxine/pyridoxal/pyridoxamine kinase, giving the protein MTIKKVLTVAGSDSSGGAGLQADLKTFQEYGTFGCTAITNLVTMDPKNNWNHRVYPVDETTVREQLETIFSGSPLNAMKTGMLGSTNIIKIVSEMIDQYEMKNVVIDPVMVCKGEDEPLHPENGVAIRDYLLPKATIVTPNLFEAAQLSSMSAIRTVADMKEAAKKLINLGPEYVVIKGGKSFDGNKAIDLLYDGSAFTFYEVEKINTNYNHGAGCTFAAAITAGLAKGFSVKESVAKAKTFTTEGIKAGFAFNAFIGPVWHGAYNRAVLSD; this is encoded by the coding sequence ATGACAATTAAAAAAGTATTAACGGTTGCAGGTTCTGATTCAAGTGGTGGTGCAGGTTTGCAAGCCGATCTGAAAACATTTCAAGAATACGGAACTTTTGGCTGTACTGCTATCACGAATCTCGTCACGATGGATCCCAAAAATAATTGGAATCATCGAGTGTATCCCGTTGATGAGACGACAGTTCGGGAACAATTGGAAACAATCTTCTCTGGTAGTCCGCTAAATGCTATGAAAACGGGGATGTTAGGCTCTACAAATATCATAAAGATTGTAAGTGAAATGATTGATCAATATGAAATGAAGAATGTTGTAATTGATCCGGTGATGGTTTGTAAAGGAGAAGATGAGCCTTTGCACCCGGAAAATGGGGTTGCTATCCGCGATTATCTTTTACCGAAAGCAACTATCGTAACGCCTAATTTATTTGAAGCTGCTCAACTATCTAGTATGTCTGCAATCCGTACAGTTGCTGATATGAAAGAAGCAGCGAAAAAGCTGATAAACCTTGGCCCAGAATATGTTGTTATTAAAGGCGGAAAAAGTTTTGATGGCAATAAAGCAATTGATTTACTTTATGATGGGTCTGCTTTCACTTTTTACGAAGTAGAGAAAATCAATACGAATTATAATCACGGTGCTGGATGTACATTTGCAGCTGCTATCACAGCAGGATTGGCAAAAGGTTTCTCTGTAAAAGAATCGGTAGCAAAAGCAAAAACATTTACCACCGAAGGTATTAAGGCTGGATTTGCCTTT
- the tdc gene encoding tyrosine decarboxylase has protein sequence MKTELQDHNLKALFLGSKGENVDLFKELLLKMIDEHVGWRQNYQPQDLPVITPQDKSSKSFQETADHVRSVFNVLSSKLRTNSLPWHTAGRFWGHMNSETLMPSIIAYTTAMLWNGNNVAYESSPGTSQMEEEVGHEFAALMGYKKGESWGHICADGSIANLEGLWYARNMKSLPLAIKEVAPEFVAGKTEWELLNMSTEEILDILDQIPEKIDEVKEHSARSGKNLQKLGKWLIPQTKHYSWLKAADIIGVGLDCVEAIDVDDHYRMDIDKLEAKIRELAAEEIPVLGVVGVIGTTEEGQVDRIDKMVALRDKLAKEGIYFYIHVDAAYGGYARAIFLDENNNFIDYAKMEEVHEKFNVFTEKNEWLTEDIYHSFKAMSEAETITIDPHKMGYIPYSAGGIVVKDTRMRDVISYFATYVFEKGADIPALLGAYMLEGSKAGATAAAVWTAHQVLPLNVTGYGKLIGASIEGAYRFYHFLQGKQFKVGDKTIHVYPLTKPDFNMVDYVFNEEGNTDLEKMNKLNHDFYEQASYVKGGLYNNEFITSHTDFAIPDYGNSPLSYVNSLGFSKEEWDREGKVTILRACALSPYAYDKDVFDEYASKIEQAIQEKLEKIYAVVN, from the coding sequence ATGAAAACTGAATTACAAGACCACAATTTAAAAGCTTTATTCTTAGGAAGTAAAGGTGAAAATGTAGATTTATTTAAAGAACTATTACTAAAAATGATTGATGAACATGTGGGGTGGCGTCAAAACTATCAGCCGCAAGACTTACCAGTAATTACGCCACAAGATAAAAGTTCAAAAAGTTTCCAAGAAACTGCTGATCATGTACGTAGTGTATTTAATGTTTTATCTTCTAAACTTCGTACGAACTCACTTCCATGGCATACAGCAGGTCGTTTTTGGGGACATATGAATTCTGAAACATTAATGCCATCTATCATTGCTTATACAACTGCCATGTTATGGAATGGGAATAACGTAGCATATGAATCCTCACCAGGCACTTCACAAATGGAAGAAGAGGTTGGTCATGAGTTTGCTGCTCTTATGGGATATAAAAAAGGAGAAAGCTGGGGACATATTTGTGCTGATGGCTCTATTGCCAACCTTGAAGGTCTTTGGTACGCAAGAAATATGAAATCTCTTCCTTTAGCTATTAAAGAAGTTGCTCCTGAATTTGTAGCAGGTAAAACGGAATGGGAATTACTTAACATGTCTACAGAAGAAATTCTAGATATTCTAGATCAAATTCCTGAAAAAATAGACGAAGTGAAAGAGCATTCTGCACGCAGTGGGAAAAACCTGCAAAAACTAGGTAAATGGTTAATTCCTCAAACCAAACATTATTCTTGGTTAAAAGCTGCTGATATTATCGGTGTAGGACTTGACTGTGTTGAAGCTATTGATGTGGATGATCATTATCGAATGGACATTGATAAATTAGAAGCAAAAATCCGCGAATTGGCAGCTGAAGAAATTCCAGTTCTTGGTGTGGTTGGGGTAATTGGAACAACCGAAGAAGGACAAGTCGATCGTATTGATAAAATGGTAGCATTACGAGACAAATTAGCTAAAGAAGGCATTTATTTCTATATACATGTAGACGCTGCTTACGGTGGCTATGCCCGTGCGATATTCTTGGATGAAAATAATAACTTTATAGATTACGCGAAAATGGAAGAAGTACATGAGAAATTTAACGTTTTCACAGAGAAAAACGAATGGCTTACCGAAGATATTTATCATTCTTTCAAAGCGATGAGTGAAGCGGAAACCATTACAATTGACCCGCATAAAATGGGGTATATTCCTTACTCTGCTGGTGGTATTGTTGTTAAAGATACGAGAATGCGTGACGTGATTTCTTATTTTGCCACATATGTATTTGAAAAAGGTGCAGATATTCCTGCTTTACTTGGTGCTTATATGCTAGAAGGATCGAAAGCAGGTGCTACTGCGGCTGCAGTATGGACAGCCCATCAGGTACTACCATTAAATGTAACAGGATATGGTAAATTAATCGGTGCAAGTATTGAAGGTGCTTATCGTTTCTATCATTTCTTACAAGGAAAACAATTCAAAGTTGGCGATAAAACCATTCATGTTTATCCATTAACAAAACCTGACTTTAATATGGTTGACTATGTATTTAATGAAGAAGGAAATACAGACTTAGAAAAAATGAATAAGCTTAATCATGATTTTTATGAACAAGCTTCTTACGTTAAAGGTGGATTATACAATAACGAGTTCATTACTTCACATACAGATTTTGCGATTCCAGACTATGGAAACAGTCCATTGTCATATGTTAACAGTTTAGGATTCAGTAAAGAAGAGTGGGATCGTGAAGGTAAGGTTACAATACTTCGTGCTTGTGCTTTATCACCGTATGCATATGACAAAGATGTCTTTGATGAATATGCTAGCAAGATAGAGCAAGCAATTCAAGAAAAACTTGAAAAAATTTATGCTGTTGTAAACTAA